The Citrus sinensis cultivar Valencia sweet orange chromosome 4, DVS_A1.0, whole genome shotgun sequence DNA segment TACATGCGACAACTTCGAGATGAAATGACAAATCAATTGTTTCAAGCatcttattagtttttttcttttttatattatatacgataaaatttgaaatttatggtattttatatattaaaatttcaaaatcattatgtattcacttaaatatagttttacttataaatgttaaaatattgtggtatttaatatattatttatttgacattcaaatttaataagaatacaaatgtaaaagtacatatttttcagttttttaagatgaaaaaaacaaacaacttaataattatttttcgagattcagacgaaaaaataaacatattattcagattcagacattcagatctattcagaattcagactaattcaagtctattcaaatttcagacaaaaaaacaaacccCAACTTAGTGTTATTGTCAGTCAGTTtgattcaataaataagataatctCTTGAGATTTTGAAGAGATTTTCTTTGTGCATATATCCATGTACTTagattttcttaataaaaaaaaattgttgtgttTTAAATcgttgatttattattattattcttcttctttgggTGCAAATCCACAACTAATTAGTAGGAAAATTTTttggagaaaagaaaactgaaataattaaaaagttatagcAGGACAAAGATGGAGCCCTAGAAAAGAAGTTTATGGCAAAGCAAaatcaagaaacaaagaaGCGTATAAAGATGATCGGTAATGATATGATCAGCCCAAAGGGCAACACAATGGTGACATAAATGGCACCCCAGCGAGCCAGTTTGGCAGCCCTTTTTAGACCGATGAAGTAAAAGTGTGTGTAGAACATATTATTGTtcagattaatttattacttacctatatttgataatttcagAAGCTGCATTGTCGTGCATCTGTGCCAACTTTTGGCTCAATTGAGGCATTATCTATAACAGGGTTTATACAAACACATAAATACATGGATCCATACATTTCAACTGGGAAAGAatcaatagaaaaagaaagagtcaGAATTAATCGATATATTTCTTGTAACAAACAAGAAGGAAACCAACgatgaaacataaaatatggatCAACTAAGCCCTCTGGGGACTTgcttaagaatgaaaaaaagtaATCTCATATAAATATCATGGAAGACTAAGGTACTGAGGTCAATGAAGCTTCGCGGATGATTTAAGATGAGAAATTTCTGACAAAATGGCACCATGATTCAGCTGTAGAACGTGTCCCATTCCTTAATTTTTCCCATCACAAATATTTAAGTACCTTGGATTGCTATTGCTACTGCTAGCTACCAACCGGAATTAATGACAGCTGACCTATGCGAGGACATCGGTTCAGCAGGCGAAGAAATGAAGCTGCCGAGTTTCGTTTCAAATACGGATATGAAATGCCTGTGGACGTGTTAGCTGAATCGGTGTGGGTGAGGGAGTTTATTTCACAGAATATTTCAAAGAGAAAGCCTAAACGAAGACGAAGACATCTCTCTCACCGACTCTGCATTTTAACAACGTAGCCAAAGACAGCTCAGCACTCGGGAGAGGCCATTTTCCTCTGTGGATGTTTTTATGCCttattctatcattttactacaTCTCTATGGGAAGGAACCATCTATTCATCTCAATACCCATATGTTCTTTTCGCCAAGGAAGAAgattttgattgttaaatatatagcTTGAGCCACAAGCTATAGTCTTAAGGCAATGGACACTTAACCAATCGCCATCTCATTATTGTGATCAATTCTTGCTAATCTCCacaattttttcaataatatgcTTTGGATCCCCAAcatattaaatgaaatgataatgGAATTAGACAAGGCCAATCAATGCTGCCAACGACTGGCAACCCCCACATGCTATGCTTTGCTGTGCTGTGAAACTCAACATCAAAATAGTATATAGTATGCCTTTGCATGATTTTCCACCACAAAAAGACAACCAATTCTATCAATTTTGGACACCATGGCTTGTATCTTTTGGTATGACAACTTTACCCAttcatgaaattaaaaatgtgcACAATAGGGTCCATATATGTACCTGCTGAGGCACTCAtccatttctattttttgCTTAAGTCGACTGTCCACCAAATCCTGACccattttcaaattcaatttatacATAAGggtccacaaaaaaaaaatgatacatCATTGAAACCTGAGCACACCGAcaattgaatttgataaagttgagaaaaaaatttatatattacaaaaataaatgcatttaTACGAACATCATTGACAATTACTGACACAGAAACCAACCTGATGGTTTATTGCCATATCTTTATCTACACTAAAGTTACAATTTCACTTCCCACACCAATGATAATTTTGAGCATTTTACAAGAGAAACTAAAAAAGCCTTCAACTTTAGAACTCACACAACTCAAAAGACTAAAACACACGGAGTTTTACAATTgtaaagaagatgaagaagggaTAAAGAACACATTACCGGGCACAATGACTGGATAACTTGCTACTCTCCGACCACATTCTCTACTTGCAATCTGATCAGTGGCTCACATGACTATCTCTGGCTTCAAAATGCTTGATTTTATCTCTTTGTGCGGCAAAACCACACCCCCATTGCTATAAATTTCATCGCAGACATGAACGTCTTCCCCGAGAATGGTCATGTTCTCTACACGAGCCCATTGCCCAACAGTGGAGTGCCATCCAATGATACTGCTGGATATGCAAGCATGTTTCTTGATGCGCACTCCACGCATCACTGTGCAGCGAGAGAGTCTAACTCCTGACTCAACAACACAACCCGGGCCAACGGCAACATCGGGTCCAATCAAACATCCCTCCCCAATTTGAGCACTCTCATGCACCAAGACATTGCCTACAATGTTAGCACCAGTGGCCAACTTGAATGAGGACTTCTTCCTCAGGGAGTCCAGATAGAGTCTCAAGCCTGTAATGTAATCCCTCGGCTGTCCAATGTCCATCCAGAAACCTGGAAGAACCATCGCGAAGAGCTTTCCCTCTAAAGCAATTTTTGGAAAGACCTCTTTCTCAATGGAGGTGGGCCTCAGCTCAATGCGATCAAGAACCGCAGGGttcaaaagataaattccagcattaattttgttaccaACAAATAATTTAGGTTTCTCTACGAATTTCTCAACTTTTCCAGTAGAGTCTTCCATAACCACCACACCATATTTTGATGGCTCATCCACCTACAAGATAAGGGGGTAAAAATAgcttaaattattgaattaaaatcacAGTGTTTCCAACAAAGgggaattaaaataatctaaaaggAAATTTCAATCAAGATTACCTTGGTTACCATGATGGAGGCCTCTCCTCCATGTGCTTTGTGGAATTCAATCATTTCTGCAAATGGGTACTCACTAATAACATCACTGTTAAGGACGAAAAATGGCTCACCAGTATCGTCAATCAATTTGTCTCTAGCCAGAGCCAGAGGACCAGCAGTGCCCAGTGGCTCAGTCTCTTGTGAGCAGATGATCTTGATCCCAAGCTTTGCTTCAAATTCCTTCAAAAAGTTCAACATCACCTGCGAAAACAAGGAATAGCACCATAAACACTCTCGGAGATCCTCGAAGACTATTAAATCAACTTTCGAGTTCAAAAGAAATGGCATTGTTCCTTCACCTCTGGCTGGTAGTTAATAGCCAAAACTACTTCAGTCACTCCAACTGCCTTAAGGGCCTCTATCTGAGGAAATTTCAGTAACACATGTCAGCCCATGATAGCACATATAGTCCATATTGAACAAAGAACTGGACTAGCAACACTGTCATAGCTtctcagaaaaataaaattaaaacactgTCATAAGATCTCTGGTAATTCTAAGGGTGTGttccaatattattttttttcctttaagcaaaataaaattcattttttttcttttaactttttcttgaAAACAGTTTGGTCTGTCACTAAAGGAGGAGTAAGAAGGACAATATACACGCTACCCCTCAAATCCAACGATAAAAGCAAGCACAAAGCCAATAGAGAggtcaaatttcaaaattctatAAACTGGGATTGACAAAGTGCATCATGGCAAccaattaaacatataatacTTGGTAAAATGTTGAATTTTTCTTAGAACCGTTGGTAAAATGATGACTTTTTCTTAGAGCCCACCATCTTACAGGTTCTCTTATCAGCGGATTGCTTCTAGATTGGGGATCtcaaacagaaaaatcaaaagcagCAGGTTTTACTATAGCTTCcaggattttaaaaaaaaaaaaaatgaagccaAGATGATAAAGATTGCTATAGTAAGAACAATTTAAAGATGTAACAAGTAACCGTAAAAGGTGCTTCCAAATCAAAGACATAAGAAACATAGCTCAGATTTATTGATGAAAGGTCATGCTGGCAAAGTTATACCTGATGCAGGATCATGGGTTTGTTAGCAAATTCAACAAGTGGCTTAGGGACACTAAGCGTCAACGGCCTCAACCGTGTTCCGAACCCTCCAACAAGAATAAGTGCCTTCATTGTGATACGGAGCCTGCTTTATCCTGTACATCGCACAATCAGTTTCACAGATTATGCATGGaaacatattattaaaagatgaaaCCCAGCCCCTCTTATGTTTGTTTGtgacaaaaaggaaaacaacAATGAATTCCCTAAGTAATCTACATTAACATTTATAGATCTGAAACAATTTAAGAGACAGAGCTCATCCTTCAGGGAAAGTTGCCATACCTGAACCAACAGGTATACAATTGAGCttgaaacaatttcaaaacatgcaaggaaaaacaaacatcaaatatttaaagcCGATTTCACAGAAAACAACCAAAAGATTCAAATACGTGTCTTGAGATGAAAACTAACGCTTGTAGAGTTAGCGGAAATGCTTCCAAATGGAGTAGCTGGTATCAGGACACAAATTCCAGCTATACAACAGGTTGGAGAATTGAATGAGAGCGACAAAATCAGTTCTTATTTTATGATCGGTTACTCCATATAGGACATAGAGAATCCAAATTCAAGATAACCATCGCATCAAGTAAACGACAAAATGTTTTGAACtgcttcatttttcttcacaCTAACCGTGAGATTTTCCTACTTTAACAGCTGGAAACAGAAAAACGTTTCCTTTTCTTAACTCATCAGTGATAGAGCACGAAAAATAATCACCAACGGGAACAAAAAGCAACTTCTAAGTGACAGCATTTAAGTGGTTACATTCTGCCATTGAACGTAGTGCCATATCACCaccttttgaattatttagaAGACAATAGAACCCCAAAAATCTTACCAAAAAAGAGAAGATTGTGAAAAGAATT contains these protein-coding regions:
- the LOC102608158 gene encoding probable mannose-1-phosphate guanylyltransferase 1, giving the protein MKALILVGGFGTRLRPLTLSVPKPLVEFANKPMILHQIEALKAVGVTEVVLAINYQPEVMLNFLKEFEAKLGIKIICSQETEPLGTAGPLALARDKLIDDTGEPFFVLNSDVISEYPFAEMIEFHKAHGGEASIMVTKVDEPSKYGVVVMEDSTGKVEKFVEKPKLFVGNKINAGIYLLNPAVLDRIELRPTSIEKEVFPKIALEGKLFAMVLPGFWMDIGQPRDYITGLRLYLDSLRKKSSFKLATGANIVGNVLVHESAQIGEGCLIGPDVAVGPGCVVESGVRLSRCTVMRGVRIKKHACISSSIIGWHSTVGQWARVENMTILGEDVHVCDEIYSNGGVVLPHKEIKSSILKPEIVM